The genomic stretch AATATTGTGTATTGCAGCTAGCCATACGGAGCTATAGCATGGGGTTGTAACTTGTTTCGTGAGAGTGATTTGGATTGCTGTCCTTTTAATTACGTTTATGATCGGCCGATTTGGTGTTTAAAACCAGTGTACGATATAAAATTTGGTTGGGTAGTTTTGTCCTTGGTATTAAGAGTCAAATTTCTTCATAATGGTCAAGTAAAAACGTACAGGGATGGAGTCATAGATTTATATCCGGGATGGGGccaaaatatgaataaatatataaacatagGGAAGCCAAAgtataaatcaaaaaatatattaaaattaaatattaaatataaaaaataaaattaatatatagttagtattaagaacaaaataatcaaaagaaaacaaacaaacaaaataattagggaaaattatagtttacccctccaaagttgacagcgtttttcaatttgaacactaaagtttcaatttttgcaatctaccccccaaagtttcaaattttacaatttgaccaattgtatccaaaacttctcatattgccaataattttcattttctattttttttttaaaaaaattggagtggCTATTTGGctatctggccatttttgcacccccccacccctccaattttttttcataaaaaaaaaaaaaaaaattatgggcaatataggaattttggaataatattggtcgaattgaaaaaaaaaaaaaaatttcttcttaattttgtaGATAATGGGAATCTAGAAGGATGTGACTTGGTTGCCTGTTTTTCCACCAAATGTTCTTGCAACTGGctctataaatttttatatttcagGTAGTGGAGACTAAAAGGAAAGCTTCAATTCTTAAATCATATCTTGACCTGAAAGGAGTTGCTCTGCCAGAAGGATATTTTTCTTGCTATGTTGTACTGCCTAAACCGAACTTACGGTATGCATTGAAATTTCCCTGACGGTGTTGTTATTTGATTACGCATctaattgaattttgaaatgTACTTGTATGGTCTAGCTATCAATGACCTGGTACTAGCTAGTGCTTTTATGATTTGTCCGCAATATGTGGTCTGTGCTTTATTACTATTAGTTTTTTTTCCAGTCATAATTTCATTGGCCAAGGAAATTGTGTGAGAAAGTTTGCTTTGCTGTTGGTTAATATGCGATTAGTGCTCATTTCTTGAGCTTCTCTCAGAGCATTTTGAGGCTTTGACTTGTGGGTGTGGTTAATCAGACAGGAATATTTGCACATTCAtctttgtgttgttttcttctAAAGGCTTTGGAGATTGCAAGCATTTGCCGCTTACAGCGTCTTAGCAGAATTTATAGATAAAGTGGTGCTTAGGTTGGAAGCTGATTGAAATTTTCATAAATGAAGTTTCTTAGAATTTAGTTCACTAGTAATCCCCTAGTCACTCTGCTATTCCGAAAAATAACTAGTAGCTCGCTTGAGTGTACGTGTACTAATTGTATAAGTTTCTGCTAATACTATACCATTAGCTAAATATATAAAgatgtattcttttttttttctttttttttccccttgtaGGATCATTTATTCAGGCATTTTTCCATCTGAAGTCATTACCTATGACCAATGGGAACAACTGAAACcagaacaaattaaaaaaagtatgttTTCTGGTTGCGCTGAAGGTGCCTTTCGTGGAAGGGAAGAGATGCAACGGTCTATACATCAGAAGTTTGATTTCATCCTTAGCACAGCTCCAATGTGGGATAGGTGTGTTGTTATCTGTGCCTTAAACATTACATATGTATACATATTGTCTGCATGTTCCTATATTTTGTGTGTAATGTCAAGTCTTGGTGGATAATAATTAAACTATGCCCTAGACATCTTAATTGCCAGGATGCTTGAGCCTGCCTTTGCTTTTGATGCATGATAGGATTTTATTTTGACTACTTAAAATTCATGTGATATGGTAGAGACGAAAACCAAGAATGAGTTAAACATATGTCGAGTAGATGCTAGTTCATGATGCAACGAACACGGTGTAGAAAATTACTAATGAGCTACTGCCTATAAAGGTTTGGCTATCAATTAAATATGATGGAGATGCTGCTTATGTTGGAAACCTTGTTCAAGGCAAGGGATGGGATTGGAAATTGGTCGGAGCGCGCGGTTGTTTATATGGTAATATGTTCAGTTGTCGTGTATTTCTATGGCTTGTGTTGTGTTACTGGCATGAAAGCTCAACCTAATTGTATGTGCTGACAAAGGTCCTAGCAACTATGTACCATAGAAGTTAAATGGTATTGTCTGGCTGAGAAAACATTTCCAGTTGTTTCTTCCATCCACTTTCCATATGAGTTGTTGAACAGTATCGAGTCCATTGCATGGCTGGTCCcaataatagaaaaagaaaaaagcattgGCTGGGCAGAATTACTTTTTTTGTGTATGCATCTTGTgttttatagaattttttttttttttttttttttttttttttaagatatagaaaatttattaaaaaacgtAAATCGACCCAAAGTACGTACATAGGCGCCTATTTGAGGGCTGCGAATCTAATGTCCTTTGTTTAAAATCCTCATTGAGTTCTCTCTCAAATTGAGCCGTATAgcttttgttcttaattttttcccCTCGAATCTTGTAGATCTTGTTCACTTTTTAGACTTTAGACACCATTcgggtggttttttttttttttttcgtgtacTCACTTTGCCTTTccttataataaatttttattcatcaaaaaggTTGGGTGGGGTCGATCAACTCAACCCACTCTTAAGGTGATATGagtaaaaatgttaaatatttggttaaaagaaaTAGCGAACTTCTGAGTTgacagaatttttttattttttattttttttattaccatATAGTCTACAGATAATTGGTTTTGGTGCTATTACTTGTGTTATTATTGTTTCATTgcaagttttttattttcttttcttttttcgatTGGTCATATTAGTTAATAAAGCTATTAATCCGTTGATTTCTTAGTTTCTTAAGCATGTTTCTCAACATATTATGGGGCAAATATATAGTGCATGTGCATGAGTGAGAAGACATCTCAATCCTAAATACCCTGCTGTGGTTGATGGATTCAGGCAGGCACTTTGGTTGGGCTTGAGCTGCCCTTCAACCATCGCATCCAACCCAAGTTGCTGCACTAGAAGAATAAGTGGTCAAATGCATGATCATATTTCCATTCATCGCCCATTTTTTAGATGGTTGTCAAACAGTTTCTAAATATTTCTGCAGGTTGGAGCTTAAAGGAAATAAATATGTCCTAGGGGAATTTCGTGATTTCTACGGAAATCAAGAAGAGATCCAGacactgaaaaaaataaaaagatcaaaaGTTAGTCACCTGCAGATCGTCCCAAAAACGAGCATCTTTGGACTTGGTAATTTCCCAAGCATTTAATGCaatttttgcttattttgtggACAGTTATGCCAgaatattatattgaaaaatctgatattttgagGAACCAGAAACTGAAAGAtagagaaaatggagaggagaggagagtaATGCATGCTaggaattattatttttttttcgccCTATAACTGTCGCACAATGTTGATACGACAATTCCAACCAACCCTTAGATcaattattgtttgttttaaaaaaaaatcaagagttaATTAATACTATCATGTCAGCATTATGGAGTAGTTATGTAATAAAATGTGGTAAAATATCATGTAGTTGATCTACTAT from Corylus avellana chromosome ca1, CavTom2PMs-1.0 encodes the following:
- the LOC132186822 gene encoding uncharacterized protein LOC132186822 isoform X2, producing MWPKIAGGVILYGLAEAYNWYSDDVLVEESSKYNSLFAVANRLEKVFGGNAYVGLRIPDADTVSRQDIDIVLVTEGKAVVISVKDISGIAAVFSDCWVIVEPIKGTEERLPNPVVETKRKASILKSYLDLKGVALPEGYFSCYVVLPKPNLRIIYSGIFPSEVITYDQWEQLKPEQIKKSMFSGCAEGAFRGREEMQRSIHQKFDFILSTAPMWDRQALWLGLSCPSTIASNPSCCTRRISGQMHDHISIHRPFFRWLSNSF